One Brassica napus cultivar Da-Ae chromosome C4, Da-Ae, whole genome shotgun sequence genomic region harbors:
- the LOC106441175 gene encoding uncharacterized protein DDB_G0290685-like isoform X1: MMLCYLLLCVVILIIFRIDLMADSQPKTNPGAHQAPASFQNFPISSLQLSDDELISGRNGKEMDESQSPERIEEPPSAVFPQKVAPQRDGKDGPKKVLRSKLWEILGKASPENNEDVNSETPEVVKTNSKSCQGIKSSLIKHITSEISTRTTSLSQRMVGAKGIRNRSILTGAILGGKSTEEFTSQGTKGQALDKRFHDLGYYSFGRESSPEPNEVSYGAIEDSPALAHYKGLQARETSSEISKRGFDDERFPSWYLSVIIPPRLVVYVYIQILNGQPAILNNPNDDDVLPANQADPDQQDPQVANVDYHHIHHNHDNHQDQQPDIPGEPQLPPQDGYDNQADPDQSEESEDEVSDHDNHQDHGEPVVIHGRGGRGRGGRGRGGRRGGGEIGGRRGGGPGRGGRGRGVVEGQEHEYGVYELDDDDLLANQDDPDQQDPQVAADIPHNHDNHQDQQPDIPGEPQLPPQDGYDNQADPDQSEESEDEVSDHDNHQDHGEPVVIHGRGGRGRGGRGRGGRRGGGEIGGRRGGGPGRGGRGRGVVEGQEHEYGVYELDDDDLLANQDDPDQQDPQVAADIPHNHDNHQDQQPYIPGEPQLPPQDGYDHQSEESEDEVSDHGDENQAYDNANAAAQPLPPQLIVNNQANGNANAAAPPLPPQLIVNSDQSEDEVSDDDDENQANGNANAAAPPLPPRGDPGCPLRPLLPRNYHEPRHIPVFRGGRRGRGGGRRGGRGGRGVPGNVHQGEHVPLVDDANVANQQEQQVGGNVNNDNHDQQEDGGNDYNDANGAHANANPAIPPLPVPAPVPQVDDANVANQQEQQVGGNVNNDNHDQQEDGGNDYNDANEAHANANPAIPPLPVPAPVPQVDDVPPPPPLLNFSCYNTTRRLEQDHCQNPEME; the protein is encoded by the exons ATGATGTTGTGTTACTTGCTTCTCTGCGTTGTTATTTTGATAATCTTCAGGATCGATCTTATGGCCGACTCACAACCAAAGACAAACCCTGGAGCACATCAGGCGCCGGCCTCATTTCAAAACTTTCCCATCTCTAGTCTTCAGCTCAGTGACGATGAGCTGATCAGTGGCAGGAACGGTAAAGAGATGGATGAGAGTCAGAGTCCAGAGAGGATTGAAGAACCTCCATCTGCAGTCTTTCCGCAAAAGGTTGCACCACAGAGAGATGGGAAGGATGGACCAAAGAAGGTTTTGAGATCAAAACTGTGGGAAATATTGGGGAAAGCTTCGCCAGAAAATAATGAAGATGTCAACTCTGAGACCCCAGAAGTGGTTAAGACAAACTCTAAGTCGTGTCAAGGCATAAAGAGTTCTCTTATCAAGCATATAACCTCTGAAATTTCAACCAGAACTACTTCTTTGTCGCAGAGGATGGTAGGAGCCAAAGGTATTCGGAATAGATCCATTTTAACTGGTGCCATCTTAGGTGGCAAAAGCACAGAAGAGTTCACCTCCCAAGGGACAAAAGGCCAAGCGTTAGATAAGAGATTTCAT GACTTAGGATATTATTCTTTCGGAAGAGAGAGTTCTCCCGAGCCGAATGAAGTCTCATATGGAGCAATAGAAGACTCACCTGCGTTGGCCCATTACAAAG GCCTACAAGCAAGAGAAACTTCAAGTGAGATATCTAAGCGAGGCTTTGATGATGAAAGGTTCCCAAG TTGGTATCTTAGCGTCATCATTCCACCTAGATTGGTGGTATATGTGTATATTCAGATTCTCAATGGCCAACCTGCCATTTTGAATAACcctaatgatgatgatgttctTCCTGCTAATCAAGCTGACCCTGATCAGCAAGATCCTCAAGTTGCCAATGTGGATTATCATCATATCCATCATAACCACGATAATCATCAAGATCAACAACCTGATATCCCTGGTGAACCACAACTTCCTCCTCAAGATGGATATGACAATCAAGCTGACCCTGATCAGTCAGAGGAGTCAGAGGATGAAGTAAGTGACCATGATAATCATCAAGATCATGGAGAACCTGTTGTTATACATGGCCGTGGAGGACGTGGCCGTGGAGGACGTGGCCGTGGAGGACGACGTGGAGGCGGAGAAATTGGCGGCCGAAGAGGAGGAGGACCTGGCCGTGGAGGACGTGGCCGTGGAGTAGTTGAAGGGCAAGAGCATGAATATGGTGTATATGaacttgatgatgatgatcttctTGCTAATCAAGATGACCCTGATCAGCAAGATCCTCAAGTTGCTGCTGATATCCCTCATAACCACGATAATCATCAAGATCAACAACCTGATATCCCTGGTGAACCACAACTTCCTCCTCAAGATGGATATGACAATCAAGCTGACCCTGATCAGTCAGAGGAGTCAGAGGATGAAGTAAGTGACCATGATAATCATCAAGATCATGGAGAACCTGTTGTTATACATGGCCGTGGAGGACGTGGCCGTGGAGGACGTGGCCGTGGAGGACGACGTGGAGGCGGAGAAATTGGCGGCCGAAGAGGAGGAGGACCTGGCCGTGGAGGACGTGGCCGTGGAGTAGTTGAAGGGCAAGAGCATGAATATGGTGTATATGaacttgatgatgatgatcttctTGCTAATCAAGATGACCCTGATCAGCAAGATCCTCAAGTTGCTGCTGATATCCCTCATAACCACGATAATCATCAAGATCAACAACCTTATATCCCTGGTGAACCACAACTTCCTCCTCAAGATGGATATGACCATCAGTCAGAGGAGTCAGAGGATGAAGTAAGTGACCATGGTGATGAGAATCAAGCATATGATAACGCTAACGCTGCTGCACAACCACTTCCTCCTCAACTTATCGTTAACAATCAAGCAAATGGTAACGCTAACGCTGCTGCACCACCACTTCCTCCTCAACTTATCGTTAACTCTGATCAGTCAGAGGATGAAGTAAgtgacgatgatgatgagaatCAAGCAAATGGTAACGCTAACGCTGCTGCACCACCACTTCCTCCTCGTGGGGATCCAGGTTGCCCCCTAAGACCTTTACTTCCTAGGAATTATCATGAACCAAGGCACATCCCTGTGTTCCGTGGAGGACGACGTGGCCGTGGAGGGGGCCGAAGAGGAGGACGAGGAGGACGAGGAGTACCTGGTAACGTTCACCAAGGTGAGCATGTACCACTAGTTGATGATGCCAATGTGGCTAACCAGCAAGAGCAGCAAGTTGGTGGAAATGTCAATAATGATAACCATGATCAGCAAGAGGATGGAGGAAATGACTATAATGATGCGAATGGAGCACATGCTAACGCTAACCCTGCTATACCACCACTTCCAGTACCCGCACCAGTACCACAAGTTGATGATGCCAATGTGGCTAACCAGCAAGAGCAGCAAGTTGGTGGAAATGTCAATAATGATAACCATGATCAGCAAGAGGATGGAGGAAATGACTATAATGATGCGAATGAAGCACATGCTAACGCTAACCCTGCTATACCACCACTTCCAGTACCCGCACCAGTACCACAAGTTGATGATgtaccaccacctccaccactTCTTAACTTCAGCTGTTATAATACAACAAGACGTCTTGAACAAGATCATTGTCAAAATCCAGAAATGGAATGA
- the LOC106441175 gene encoding uncharacterized protein LOC106441175 isoform X5 codes for MMLCYLLLCVVILIIFRIDLMADSQPKTNPGAHQAPASFQNFPISSLQLSDDELISGRNGKEMDESQSPERIEEPPSAVFPQKVAPQRDGKDGPKKVLRSKLWEILGKASPENNEDVNSETPEVVKTNSKSCQGIKSSLIKHITSEISTRTTSLSQRMVGAKGIRNRSILTGAILGGKSTEEFTSQGTKGQALDKRFHDLGYYSFGRESSPEPNEVSYGAIEDSPALAHYKGLQARETSSEISKRGFDDERFPSWYLSVIIPPRLVVYVYIQILNGQPAILNNPNDDDVLPANQADPDQQDPQVANVDYHHIHHNHDNHQDQQPDIPGEPQLPPQDGYDNQADPDQSEESEDEVSDHDNHQDHGEPVVIHGRGGRGRGGRGRGGRRGGGEIGGRRGGGPGRGGRGRGVVEGQEHEYGVYELDDDDLLANQDDPDQQDPQVAADIPHNHDNHQDQQPYIPGEPQLPPQDGYDHQSEESEDEVSDHGDENQAYDNANAAAQPLPPQLIVNNQANGNANAAAPPLPPQLIVNSDQSEDEVSDDDDENQANGNANAAAPPLPPRGDPGCPLRPLLPRNYHEPRHIPVFRGGRRGRGGGRRGGRGGRGVPGNVHQGEHVPLVDDANVANQQEQQVGGNVNNDNHDQQEDGGNDYNDANGAHANANPAIPPLPVPAPVPQVDDANVANQQEQQVGGNVNNDNHDQQEDGGNDYNDANEAHANANPAIPPLPVPAPVPQVDDVPPPPPLLNFSCYNTTRRLEQDHCQNPEME; via the exons ATGATGTTGTGTTACTTGCTTCTCTGCGTTGTTATTTTGATAATCTTCAGGATCGATCTTATGGCCGACTCACAACCAAAGACAAACCCTGGAGCACATCAGGCGCCGGCCTCATTTCAAAACTTTCCCATCTCTAGTCTTCAGCTCAGTGACGATGAGCTGATCAGTGGCAGGAACGGTAAAGAGATGGATGAGAGTCAGAGTCCAGAGAGGATTGAAGAACCTCCATCTGCAGTCTTTCCGCAAAAGGTTGCACCACAGAGAGATGGGAAGGATGGACCAAAGAAGGTTTTGAGATCAAAACTGTGGGAAATATTGGGGAAAGCTTCGCCAGAAAATAATGAAGATGTCAACTCTGAGACCCCAGAAGTGGTTAAGACAAACTCTAAGTCGTGTCAAGGCATAAAGAGTTCTCTTATCAAGCATATAACCTCTGAAATTTCAACCAGAACTACTTCTTTGTCGCAGAGGATGGTAGGAGCCAAAGGTATTCGGAATAGATCCATTTTAACTGGTGCCATCTTAGGTGGCAAAAGCACAGAAGAGTTCACCTCCCAAGGGACAAAAGGCCAAGCGTTAGATAAGAGATTTCAT GACTTAGGATATTATTCTTTCGGAAGAGAGAGTTCTCCCGAGCCGAATGAAGTCTCATATGGAGCAATAGAAGACTCACCTGCGTTGGCCCATTACAAAG GCCTACAAGCAAGAGAAACTTCAAGTGAGATATCTAAGCGAGGCTTTGATGATGAAAGGTTCCCAAG TTGGTATCTTAGCGTCATCATTCCACCTAGATTGGTGGTATATGTGTATATTCAGATTCTCAATGGCCAACCTGCCATTTTGAATAACcctaatgatgatgatgttctTCCTGCTAATCAAGCTGACCCTGATCAGCAAGATCCTCAAGTTGCCAATGTGGATTATCATCATATCCATCATAACCACGATAATCATCAAGATCAACAACCTGATATCCCTG GTGAACCACAACTTCCTCCTCAAGATGGATATGACAATCAAGCTGACCCTGATCAGTCAGAGGAGTCAGAGGATGAAGTAAGTGACCATGATAATCATCAAGATCATGGAGAACCTGTTGTTATACATGGCCGTGGAGGACGTGGCCGTGGAGGACGTGGCCGTGGAGGACGACGTGGAGGCGGAGAAATTGGCGGCCGAAGAGGAGGAGGACCTGGCCGTGGAGGACGTGGCCGTGGAGTAGTTGAAGGGCAAGAGCATGAATATGGTGTATATGaacttgatgatgatgatcttctTGCTAATCAAGATGACCCTGATCAGCAAGATCCTCAAGTTGCTGCTGATATCCCTCATAACCACGATAATCATCAAGATCAACAACCTTATATCCCTGGTGAACCACAACTTCCTCCTCAAGATGGATATGACCATCAGTCAGAGGAGTCAGAGGATGAAGTAAGTGACCATGGTGATGAGAATCAAGCATATGATAACGCTAACGCTGCTGCACAACCACTTCCTCCTCAACTTATCGTTAACAATCAAGCAAATGGTAACGCTAACGCTGCTGCACCACCACTTCCTCCTCAACTTATCGTTAACTCTGATCAGTCAGAGGATGAAGTAAgtgacgatgatgatgagaatCAAGCAAATGGTAACGCTAACGCTGCTGCACCACCACTTCCTCCTCGTGGGGATCCAGGTTGCCCCCTAAGACCTTTACTTCCTAGGAATTATCATGAACCAAGGCACATCCCTGTGTTCCGTGGAGGACGACGTGGCCGTGGAGGGGGCCGAAGAGGAGGACGAGGAGGACGAGGAGTACCTGGTAACGTTCACCAAGGTGAGCATGTACCACTAGTTGATGATGCCAATGTGGCTAACCAGCAAGAGCAGCAAGTTGGTGGAAATGTCAATAATGATAACCATGATCAGCAAGAGGATGGAGGAAATGACTATAATGATGCGAATGGAGCACATGCTAACGCTAACCCTGCTATACCACCACTTCCAGTACCCGCACCAGTACCACAAGTTGATGATGCCAATGTGGCTAACCAGCAAGAGCAGCAAGTTGGTGGAAATGTCAATAATGATAACCATGATCAGCAAGAGGATGGAGGAAATGACTATAATGATGCGAATGAAGCACATGCTAACGCTAACCCTGCTATACCACCACTTCCAGTACCCGCACCAGTACCACAAGTTGATGATgtaccaccacctccaccactTCTTAACTTCAGCTGTTATAATACAACAAGACGTCTTGAACAAGATCATTGTCAAAATCCAGAAATGGAATGA
- the LOC106441175 gene encoding uncharacterized protein DDB_G0290685-like isoform X4: protein MMLCYLLLCVVILIIFRIDLMADSQPKTNPGAHQAPASFQNFPISSLQLSDDELISGRNGKEMDESQSPERIEEPPSAVFPQKVAPQRDGKDGPKKVLRSKLWEILGKASPENNEDVNSETPEVVKTNSKSCQGIKSSLIKHITSEISTRTTSLSQRMVGAKGIRNRSILTGAILGGKSTEEFTSQGTKGQALDKRFHDLGYYSFGRESSPEPNEVSYGAIEDSPALAHYKGLQARETSSEISKRGFDDERFPSWYLSVIIPPRLVVYVYIQILNGQPAILNNPNDDDVLPANQADPDQQDPQVANVDYHHIHHNHDNHQDQQPDIPGEPQLPPQDGYDNQADPDQSEESEDEVSDHDNHQDHGEPVVIHGRGGRGRGGRGRGGRRGGGEIGGRRGGGPGRGGRGRGVVEGQEHEYGVYELDDDDLLANQDDPDQQDPQVAADIPHNHDNHQDQQPDIPGEPQLPPQDGYDNQADPDQSEESEDEVSDHDNHQDHGEPVVIHGRGGRGRGGRGRGGRRGGGEIGGRRGGGPGRGGRGRGVVEGQEHEYGVYELDDDDLLANQDDPDQQDPQVAADIPHNHDNHQDQQPYIPGEPQLPPQDGYDHQSEESEDEVSDHGDENQAYDNANAAAQPLPPQLIVNNQANGNANAAAPPLPPQLIVNSDQSEDEVSDDDDENQANGNANAAAPPLPPRGDPGCPLRPLLPRNYHEPRHIPVFRGGRRGRGGGRRGGRGGRGVPGNVHQGEHVPLVDDANVANQQEQQVGGNVNNDNHDQQEDGGNDYNDANEAHANANPAIPPLPVPAPVPQVDDVPPPPPLLNFSCYNTTRRLEQDHCQNPEME from the exons ATGATGTTGTGTTACTTGCTTCTCTGCGTTGTTATTTTGATAATCTTCAGGATCGATCTTATGGCCGACTCACAACCAAAGACAAACCCTGGAGCACATCAGGCGCCGGCCTCATTTCAAAACTTTCCCATCTCTAGTCTTCAGCTCAGTGACGATGAGCTGATCAGTGGCAGGAACGGTAAAGAGATGGATGAGAGTCAGAGTCCAGAGAGGATTGAAGAACCTCCATCTGCAGTCTTTCCGCAAAAGGTTGCACCACAGAGAGATGGGAAGGATGGACCAAAGAAGGTTTTGAGATCAAAACTGTGGGAAATATTGGGGAAAGCTTCGCCAGAAAATAATGAAGATGTCAACTCTGAGACCCCAGAAGTGGTTAAGACAAACTCTAAGTCGTGTCAAGGCATAAAGAGTTCTCTTATCAAGCATATAACCTCTGAAATTTCAACCAGAACTACTTCTTTGTCGCAGAGGATGGTAGGAGCCAAAGGTATTCGGAATAGATCCATTTTAACTGGTGCCATCTTAGGTGGCAAAAGCACAGAAGAGTTCACCTCCCAAGGGACAAAAGGCCAAGCGTTAGATAAGAGATTTCAT GACTTAGGATATTATTCTTTCGGAAGAGAGAGTTCTCCCGAGCCGAATGAAGTCTCATATGGAGCAATAGAAGACTCACCTGCGTTGGCCCATTACAAAG GCCTACAAGCAAGAGAAACTTCAAGTGAGATATCTAAGCGAGGCTTTGATGATGAAAGGTTCCCAAG TTGGTATCTTAGCGTCATCATTCCACCTAGATTGGTGGTATATGTGTATATTCAGATTCTCAATGGCCAACCTGCCATTTTGAATAACcctaatgatgatgatgttctTCCTGCTAATCAAGCTGACCCTGATCAGCAAGATCCTCAAGTTGCCAATGTGGATTATCATCATATCCATCATAACCACGATAATCATCAAGATCAACAACCTGATATCCCTGGTGAACCACAACTTCCTCCTCAAGATGGATATGACAATCAAGCTGACCCTGATCAGTCAGAGGAGTCAGAGGATGAAGTAAGTGACCATGATAATCATCAAGATCATGGAGAACCTGTTGTTATACATGGCCGTGGAGGACGTGGCCGTGGAGGACGTGGCCGTGGAGGACGACGTGGAGGCGGAGAAATTGGCGGCCGAAGAGGAGGAGGACCTGGCCGTGGAGGACGTGGCCGTGGAGTAGTTGAAGGGCAAGAGCATGAATATGGTGTATATGaacttgatgatgatgatcttctTGCTAATCAAGATGACCCTGATCAGCAAGATCCTCAAGTTGCTGCTGATATCCCTCATAACCACGATAATCATCAAGATCAACAACCTGATATCCCTGGTGAACCACAACTTCCTCCTCAAGATGGATATGACAATCAAGCTGACCCTGATCAGTCAGAGGAGTCAGAGGATGAAGTAAGTGACCATGATAATCATCAAGATCATGGAGAACCTGTTGTTATACATGGCCGTGGAGGACGTGGCCGTGGAGGACGTGGCCGTGGAGGACGACGTGGAGGCGGAGAAATTGGCGGCCGAAGAGGAGGAGGACCTGGCCGTGGAGGACGTGGCCGTGGAGTAGTTGAAGGGCAAGAGCATGAATATGGTGTATATGaacttgatgatgatgatcttctTGCTAATCAAGATGACCCTGATCAGCAAGATCCTCAAGTTGCTGCTGATATCCCTCATAACCACGATAATCATCAAGATCAACAACCTTATATCCCTGGTGAACCACAACTTCCTCCTCAAGATGGATATGACCATCAGTCAGAGGAGTCAGAGGATGAAGTAAGTGACCATGGTGATGAGAATCAAGCATATGATAACGCTAACGCTGCTGCACAACCACTTCCTCCTCAACTTATCGTTAACAATCAAGCAAATGGTAACGCTAACGCTGCTGCACCACCACTTCCTCCTCAACTTATCGTTAACTCTGATCAGTCAGAGGATGAAGTAAgtgacgatgatgatgagaatCAAGCAAATGGTAACGCTAACGCTGCTGCACCACCACTTCCTCCTCGTGGGGATCCAGGTTGCCCCCTAAGACCTTTACTTCCTAGGAATTATCATGAACCAAGGCACATCCCTGTGTTCCGTGGAGGACGACGTGGCCGTGGAGGGGGCCGAAGAGGAGGACGAGGAGGACGAGGAGTACCTGGTAACGTTCACCAAGGTGAGCATGTACCACTAGTTGATGATGCCAATGTGGCTAACCAGCAAGAGCAGCAAGTTG GTGGAAATGTCAATAATGATAACCATGATCAGCAAGAGGATGGAGGAAATGACTATAATGATGCGAATGAAGCACATGCTAACGCTAACCCTGCTATACCACCACTTCCAGTACCCGCACCAGTACCACAAGTTGATGATgtaccaccacctccaccactTCTTAACTTCAGCTGTTATAATACAACAAGACGTCTTGAACAAGATCATTGTCAAAATCCAGAAATGGAATGA
- the LOC106441175 gene encoding uncharacterized protein DDB_G0290685-like isoform X3, protein MMLCYLLLCVVILIIFRIDLMADSQPKTNPGAHQAPASFQNFPISSLQLSDDELISGRNGKEMDESQSPERIEEPPSAVFPQKVAPQRDGKDGPKKVLRSKLWEILGKASPENNEDVNSETPEVRMVGAKGIRNRSILTGAILGGKSTEEFTSQGTKGQALDKRFHDLGYYSFGRESSPEPNEVSYGAIEDSPALAHYKGLQARETSSEISKRGFDDERFPSWYLSVIIPPRLVVYVYIQILNGQPAILNNPNDDDVLPANQADPDQQDPQVANVDYHHIHHNHDNHQDQQPDIPGEPQLPPQDGYDNQADPDQSEESEDEVSDHDNHQDHGEPVVIHGRGGRGRGGRGRGGRRGGGEIGGRRGGGPGRGGRGRGVVEGQEHEYGVYELDDDDLLANQDDPDQQDPQVAADIPHNHDNHQDQQPDIPGEPQLPPQDGYDNQADPDQSEESEDEVSDHDNHQDHGEPVVIHGRGGRGRGGRGRGGRRGGGEIGGRRGGGPGRGGRGRGVVEGQEHEYGVYELDDDDLLANQDDPDQQDPQVAADIPHNHDNHQDQQPYIPGEPQLPPQDGYDHQSEESEDEVSDHGDENQAYDNANAAAQPLPPQLIVNNQANGNANAAAPPLPPQLIVNSDQSEDEVSDDDDENQANGNANAAAPPLPPRGDPGCPLRPLLPRNYHEPRHIPVFRGGRRGRGGGRRGGRGGRGVPGNVHQGEHVPLVDDANVANQQEQQVGGNVNNDNHDQQEDGGNDYNDANGAHANANPAIPPLPVPAPVPQVDDANVANQQEQQVGGNVNNDNHDQQEDGGNDYNDANEAHANANPAIPPLPVPAPVPQVDDVPPPPPLLNFSCYNTTRRLEQDHCQNPEME, encoded by the exons ATGATGTTGTGTTACTTGCTTCTCTGCGTTGTTATTTTGATAATCTTCAGGATCGATCTTATGGCCGACTCACAACCAAAGACAAACCCTGGAGCACATCAGGCGCCGGCCTCATTTCAAAACTTTCCCATCTCTAGTCTTCAGCTCAGTGACGATGAGCTGATCAGTGGCAGGAACGGTAAAGAGATGGATGAGAGTCAGAGTCCAGAGAGGATTGAAGAACCTCCATCTGCAGTCTTTCCGCAAAAGGTTGCACCACAGAGAGATGGGAAGGATGGACCAAAGAAGGTTTTGAGATCAAAACTGTGGGAAATATTGGGGAAAGCTTCGCCAGAAAATAATGAAGATGTCAACTCTGAGACCCCAGAAGTG AGGATGGTAGGAGCCAAAGGTATTCGGAATAGATCCATTTTAACTGGTGCCATCTTAGGTGGCAAAAGCACAGAAGAGTTCACCTCCCAAGGGACAAAAGGCCAAGCGTTAGATAAGAGATTTCAT GACTTAGGATATTATTCTTTCGGAAGAGAGAGTTCTCCCGAGCCGAATGAAGTCTCATATGGAGCAATAGAAGACTCACCTGCGTTGGCCCATTACAAAG GCCTACAAGCAAGAGAAACTTCAAGTGAGATATCTAAGCGAGGCTTTGATGATGAAAGGTTCCCAAG TTGGTATCTTAGCGTCATCATTCCACCTAGATTGGTGGTATATGTGTATATTCAGATTCTCAATGGCCAACCTGCCATTTTGAATAACcctaatgatgatgatgttctTCCTGCTAATCAAGCTGACCCTGATCAGCAAGATCCTCAAGTTGCCAATGTGGATTATCATCATATCCATCATAACCACGATAATCATCAAGATCAACAACCTGATATCCCTGGTGAACCACAACTTCCTCCTCAAGATGGATATGACAATCAAGCTGACCCTGATCAGTCAGAGGAGTCAGAGGATGAAGTAAGTGACCATGATAATCATCAAGATCATGGAGAACCTGTTGTTATACATGGCCGTGGAGGACGTGGCCGTGGAGGACGTGGCCGTGGAGGACGACGTGGAGGCGGAGAAATTGGCGGCCGAAGAGGAGGAGGACCTGGCCGTGGAGGACGTGGCCGTGGAGTAGTTGAAGGGCAAGAGCATGAATATGGTGTATATGaacttgatgatgatgatcttctTGCTAATCAAGATGACCCTGATCAGCAAGATCCTCAAGTTGCTGCTGATATCCCTCATAACCACGATAATCATCAAGATCAACAACCTGATATCCCTGGTGAACCACAACTTCCTCCTCAAGATGGATATGACAATCAAGCTGACCCTGATCAGTCAGAGGAGTCAGAGGATGAAGTAAGTGACCATGATAATCATCAAGATCATGGAGAACCTGTTGTTATACATGGCCGTGGAGGACGTGGCCGTGGAGGACGTGGCCGTGGAGGACGACGTGGAGGCGGAGAAATTGGCGGCCGAAGAGGAGGAGGACCTGGCCGTGGAGGACGTGGCCGTGGAGTAGTTGAAGGGCAAGAGCATGAATATGGTGTATATGaacttgatgatgatgatcttctTGCTAATCAAGATGACCCTGATCAGCAAGATCCTCAAGTTGCTGCTGATATCCCTCATAACCACGATAATCATCAAGATCAACAACCTTATATCCCTGGTGAACCACAACTTCCTCCTCAAGATGGATATGACCATCAGTCAGAGGAGTCAGAGGATGAAGTAAGTGACCATGGTGATGAGAATCAAGCATATGATAACGCTAACGCTGCTGCACAACCACTTCCTCCTCAACTTATCGTTAACAATCAAGCAAATGGTAACGCTAACGCTGCTGCACCACCACTTCCTCCTCAACTTATCGTTAACTCTGATCAGTCAGAGGATGAAGTAAgtgacgatgatgatgagaatCAAGCAAATGGTAACGCTAACGCTGCTGCACCACCACTTCCTCCTCGTGGGGATCCAGGTTGCCCCCTAAGACCTTTACTTCCTAGGAATTATCATGAACCAAGGCACATCCCTGTGTTCCGTGGAGGACGACGTGGCCGTGGAGGGGGCCGAAGAGGAGGACGAGGAGGACGAGGAGTACCTGGTAACGTTCACCAAGGTGAGCATGTACCACTAGTTGATGATGCCAATGTGGCTAACCAGCAAGAGCAGCAAGTTGGTGGAAATGTCAATAATGATAACCATGATCAGCAAGAGGATGGAGGAAATGACTATAATGATGCGAATGGAGCACATGCTAACGCTAACCCTGCTATACCACCACTTCCAGTACCCGCACCAGTACCACAAGTTGATGATGCCAATGTGGCTAACCAGCAAGAGCAGCAAGTTGGTGGAAATGTCAATAATGATAACCATGATCAGCAAGAGGATGGAGGAAATGACTATAATGATGCGAATGAAGCACATGCTAACGCTAACCCTGCTATACCACCACTTCCAGTACCCGCACCAGTACCACAAGTTGATGATgtaccaccacctccaccactTCTTAACTTCAGCTGTTATAATACAACAAGACGTCTTGAACAAGATCATTGTCAAAATCCAGAAATGGAATGA